Sequence from the Opisthocomus hoazin isolate bOpiHoa1 chromosome 7, bOpiHoa1.hap1, whole genome shotgun sequence genome:
TTGTACAGCAGAGTCAACACTCCCAGGTAATACAGACCAATGACCCACGTCTGGTCACGTCCTCTCGCTGGCAGCACTTCTGCTCTGCCTTGCGTGCCTGCAGCTGTAGAGAGAGTGAACAACAGATTATACCTGACTAGCCTGAACGCAGTCTGAAGAGGCTGGCCTTGTGCTCAGCGTGACAGAATTAAACAGCCGTGTAACGCACAGAAACCATTCACATCGTCTGCAAACGGGACGTTGGAGCGGTTCAGACGCGAGAAACGGGAGAGGAGCTCTGTGTGCTGTCATTTGTCCCTGCTTCCTCAGTGACTGGCAGCTAGTGATGCTGCACAGCCAGTGCTCAGCCCTGCATTACTGGGGAGACGGTGGGGTGGTGAGTTTGAtgagtttggggggttttggggggtctgCTGGCTGTCACTCTGCACAAACCCAGGGCAGCGGGCTGCCCTGTGTCCATTATTCTGCCCAGCACGACTTGCTTGGCAGTGCCGACGGTCTGCAGGCTCCGTTCTCCAGCCAGGCCAGAACCACGGAGCCCTGAGCAAGCTGTGAGCTCTTGCGTGCGGGTAATTCCCGTGTGCCGCTGCTTTGCGGGGGTACCgtgctacggcagcactgctcgacTTCAGGCCGCTTGGCTGGAGGAAGACGCGAGTGGCTATGGGGCTGAGGCACGGAGTTGTTTTGTGTCGTTCTAAAGGCAGTGGGACATGGCGTCTGCTGACCCCGGGGATCTTTTCAGTTCCAGGGGGGCGTGTGGTCCCTCAGCACGGTGCTGTGCGATGCCCTGATGACCATGGACGTGATGCTGTGCACGGCCTCCATCTTCAACCTCTGTGCTATCAGCGTGGATCGGTaagtgccttcctcctcctcgtgcCAGAGGCGGGAGCACTGTGTCCTGGCACCGCGCTGCGTCCTTCCGTACGCGCCCTTGCACGGGTCCCACGCAGGGAGGCCAGATCCTGTTCTCCCCTAAGGAGGGTGTCCTGCCCATCGCCAGCTCTGTGTCCCGTCAGCACCCTTGTGgaaagcacagctgaaggagagGCCAGAGCTGTTTCCGTGGGTGctctcctggggggggggcactggtcaTAGCCCAGGCCTCAGCTATGTGAGTAAATTCACAGGGGGGAAGGACAGTGGCAAGCAGCCCTGGGACCACTCACCGGCAGTGACACCACCACACTGGGACTGACTCACCTCTGTTGGCAGGTTTATCGCTGTTTCAATCCCGCTGAACTACAACCGGCGACAAATCGACCTGCGGCAGTTGATCCTTATATCCACCACCTGGATATTCGCCTTTGCTGTAGCATCCCCAGTCATATTTGGCCTCAACAACGTCCCAAACCGGGACCCCAGCTTGTGTCAGCTGGAGAACGACAACTACATCGTGTACTCCTCCATCTGCTCCTTCTTCATCCCTTGCCCCGTCATGCTGGTGCTCTACTGCGCCATGTTCCAAGGACTCAAGCGCTGGGAAGAGGCCAGGAAGGCCAAGCTAAGGGGCAGCATCTACGGGGCCAACCGGAAGCTCTATCACCCCACAACCTTTATCGAGAGGGAGCAGACCGGACTGGAGCCAGAGGAGTGCGACCCTTACGCCCGCTCTGAGCACCCCGGGGACTATGTGATGAACAACGGGATCCAGACTGTCTCCTACCCACACCTCAAGTACCCACACGCAGGACACGGTCGGAAGCGGGCCAAGATCAACGGCCGGGAGCGGAAGGCCATGCGGGTGCTGCCTGTCATCGTCGGTGAGTAGCAGCCGGTGGTGGCTGGGGAAGGGTGGGAGGTGCTGCGTCGTCCCGCGGCAGGGTTCAGTCTGGCAGGACTCCTCTGAACCTGGCGAAGTGGGCAGGGGCTTTGCGGGCTGCCCTGCCACGAGCCACGCTGCCCAGGCACGCGAGGAGAGGTGTCACGCCGAGAGCCACGCTTTCTCCTTGCTGGAGGACGCGAGGGTGACATAAAAGCCACCTCCCTCTCGTTCCACCTCCCCAGTCTTTcgttctgctccctctccatcACGTGTGAGCTCGTTTTAACACTCACCCTCCTCGTTCCGGGGAACAGCCTGGTTGTGGCTGAAGACCTGCCGTGCCCCTCTCTCGCTGTGAGAGGATGTTGCTCCCGGGGCCATCTCGGTATCCCTCTGAGCCAGAGCAGTGCCAACAGCCACCACCCGCGGCAGAGAACGTGCGCGCAGTGTCTGCAGTCCAACCTTTTCTTCAAGGTGAACCCGTGGCTCCTGATAGCTTAAATGCGAATCCAAAACGAACACATAACACTTTTCTTAATTTAGGGTGAGAAAGACACCCTGAATTTTCTGTCTGGGCGCACGCCCAGCTCTACACGTCAGCACATCAGCTGCTTTTTCCCTAAGCACTCTGAGCTGTCTCCGTTCAAGTTTGGCCCAGGCTGCGTTCGTTAAATCAAACCCTTTTTAACACTCACATCACTTTCTCTCTTCAATGTCCTTCTGGCAGGTGCTTTCCTCTTCTGCTGGACACCTTTTTTTGTGGTCCACATTACCAGGGCTCTCTGCAAGTCCTGCACCATTCCCACTCAAGTCACCAGCACTGTCACGTGGCTGGGTTACGTCAACAGCGCTCTCAACCCCATCATTTACACCGTTTTCAACGCGGAGTTCAGGAACTTCTTCCGCAAAGTCTTGCACCTCTTCTGCTGAGCGCACCGGAACTGGCGGGGAGAAGGAACCACCAGGCTCTTTTTTGTATAGTTCATTAAAGGTCTATTTCTGCCTACGGTCTGCTGTCTTTGttggggaggagggcaggaggagacgGCGGCTGAAGGACGCTGGGTCCCAGCGCTTTGTAACAAGGAGTTCCAGGTGAGTGCCGGTGGCTGCAGCTCGGATTCTCTCCCCACTGGAAACCGTGGGCGTAGTCACTTGGAGCTTGATGTAAGTGGCAAGAGACGGCACAGGAGAGCAGGGACGGGTCTGAGAACATCTGCTTTGGAGGGAGGTGTGTGGTCTGGGCCTCTCCTAGCTGTCACCCCTCATCCCCGCTGCGAcccggggaggcagggaggctTTGAAGCTTGCCGCTGCAAGTTCAGAAGTGGCTCTGGGCAGAGCTTTAGCCTGGCGCAGATCAATGAGAATCGTAAATTGTATTTTTTGCATCATTTTACTCTCCAGCCTGGCTGTCCTGGAGCAGGGCCCCACATGCTGCTTGAGCTGCCCTCAGCGGGCTCTGGGCCCACCCTGGCCTCTCCTGGCTGCTGGGGTTGCAttagcagggctgtgagaggagtCCCTGGGGAAAAGAGGCTGTTGAGCTGGTTTCCCAGAGGTTCGTGTGCCGGATGAGGGGGTACCTACCGGAGCAACCTCCTTCCCCTTACCCTTGATCTGAGAAATCCAAAGTGACTGCTGTGGGGTAGCTCTGCTCTGTAATCCCCCGTTCCCAAGGCACTGGAGAGACAAGGGCCGCTCGTCCCTCCCGGCACGCAGCGACGCCGGGCTGCGAGGAGACGCAGGGAGGACTGGGGGCTCGCAGCTGCCCGGCTTCTGCCCAGCTCGTCCAGCAGCTCTCTGCCCTTGCTGGTCGCTGGATTTTCGCTGCCTGGGAGTGGTGGGGttgtgctgagctgctggggctCCGAATGCGCAAGGTAAGCGAGGACGGGAGTTGTAAGCTCCTTGCAAGAGTGCACGCGGCTGCCCAGCTGTAATTTTAGATGTACCCATCCGAAGGCACAGTGATGTTACGGCGAGTTCTCCAGAATTCCTGATCGAGGTGCACGATCCCAGCCAGGAGCCAGTTCCAGCCTGCAGGATAAAGCCCTTTACACCTTTTGGCGAACCCGAGCGCAGCGACACCAAGGGTGGCCAGCGAGAGCGGCTCGTGCTGCTCGCTGAGGCgcaggagggaagaaaaggatCGTTGCACAAAACAGCCGTCTTCTGAGTAACGATTTGTGTACAGGGCTGCTGCTTTCCAAGGGGTAATTGGTTTGcttagaaacaaaaggaaaaaagtactgCAGGGAGGTCTGAAGCTTTTCTCTTTGGCTGAGAACAACCTCGATCAATTTATCACCAACAGATAAACAGATGCCCGCAGTGCTCGCGCTGTACATTTCTGAGCTGTGTTGGGGCGCAGCTGCCCCAGATGCCCGGGCTCTCATGGGAAGCTCCCCACAAGCTTTAATTGCAGGTGACTCACACCTACGATGTTTTTCATTGAGGAAAGCTGCCCCACTCTCTTCCAATTTTTTCTCCCTTAAAAGATTCAGTGAAGTCAAAAGTCGGGCAGCAGCCCCGGTTCAGCTGTCCTCGGCCACAAACTGCGCAGCAAGGCTAGCGGAGGACCTGCTCTGTGTTTGTGTCGGTCACCTCCGCGAGCGGGAGGCCTGGCCAGCTCGGGTACCCGGTCTCTCAGCTCACCTCTCCCTGTCGCTGTACGGGTCCTTGAATCCACGCGGAGCTCCGCGCCGCAAACCCGCAGTGCCGTACGGGGCGCTTCTCTGGGGAGAGCAAGGGGAGCCAAAGGGCTgaagcaacagaaatgttttccagCTGGAAGCGGCGTTTGACACTGCAAGTGCAGCTTTAGCACTCCCAAGGTGCCGCGTTGGAACGCCAGGCGCTGCGGTCTCACCCTCGTTTATTtgaggagcagctcctctgtggAAGCAGAACCACTGCTCGGGGACACCTGCGCAAAGCGGGGTTCGGACTGAAGGCGCAGCATCGCTTgccgcccgccctgccccgggctggTCCGGCGGCAGCTCGTGGATCCGGTGCGGGCACTGGCCTCTGCCACGGCACCACTGTGCCCAGAGCTTGGCACCGGCTCCAGggtgctgctgcgggagctgccaaACACGGCCAGGCAGCGCAGCCCCACAGTTCGACGTTCTGCGCTGTTCCATGTAGGCAGAACCTTAATGGGCAACAGACGGAGGCAAGAAACTCTGTAAATTAGCTGTATTACTGCAGGCTCAATTAAGACCATCTTTTCAATTAACTAATTGTCTTCAAGCTTTAGAAAACAGGCAGTCATAACTTCACAGTGTGAGAAGCAACTATTACAAATACTGAAGTATTGCTCTGGGAAGCTGGAGCAGTGAGCACTTTGCTGTGGGAATCTAAGGAACTGCCTGTTCTTTCCTTCCCTGGAGTTGCACATGGGTCGCTTCTGCTCTCAGCCTGGCTCTGTCAGAGAAGTTTCCTTCAGAGGAGACCAGCACGGTGCTGCCTTCCCTCGCCGACGCCGATTCCTCGCCCTCCTGCCAGCCGTGCTGCCTGCCGTGCCCACTAAGCTCTGCGGTAGCAGGAGAAACGTTTCCAGAAACAGCCAGAAAGCAGCATCCACCCACTGCCACCGACcggtgctggagacccccagcCGCCCTCCACGGAAGGGTCCCCTCGGCTGCCGGCAGACCTCACCGACGGGCGCTGCTGGAGAGAGATCTCAGCTGGGCCACAGGCGCTGCAAGAGGCGAGGAACCAGCTCCCATCTCCCCGTAACGCAGAGAGTAACGAGGCCTTTAAGATTCACCGAGGAAGGAAGGGACTTGTGCAAGACTTCAGTATTTTCCATCGCATTCTCCTCTGTTTTTACTTTCCTGTAACTGCATAGAATTTTCTCCTTGTGGCAGCATTTTAAGATGCTGGGTTGGGTCCCTCTGGTTCAGAGGTGACCCCTCTCGCAGTGTAAGCTAAACAACAATCCTCCTCGCCCACCGACACAGCATCGGAGCGAACAACCACGCCGGAGACGTGGCCCCTGTCATGCCCGAGGCTCAAAACCACCAAACCAACCCCAGGCGTGCGTGTCTGCCGAGACTCCTCCCGCCTGGGGCATCAATCTTCAAACACGAATAACAGCGACTGATTAGCCTAAATTATTAAAGAAGTACATTAATGATTAAATGATTTTCTGGCAGTGAACAAAGCAAATAACTTCCTAATGCTCACCACTTCTTTAATTAGTAGCTACCAAAAGGCAATGAGAGGACAGCCTGCTGTGAATATGTGCTCACTCCGGGTTTGATCAGACCGGGTTGGCCGCCACGAGCCACGCCGTGGGATGGGGCTGCGCTTCCCCTGCGGAGCACACGCCGCGCAGGCAGCCCCCGAGAGCATTGACACGCGTGTGAGCGCTCCCGACAGCCACGCTGCAGCCGCTTGCTGCGTCCAGCCGCGCGTCCGGGTGCTGCCCCGGGAATGACACAGGACCGCCGGGCACGCTCGTGCTTTCACCGCATTTTATTTAACAACATGTTATTTTTTCGCTTTCATTCAAGTGCAGAAGCTCCAGTGTGCTCCAGATTTGCCCAGCACAGAGggaacactggaaaaaaagaagtccttTGATGGCAAACTTCAGAACTTGTACTGACTCTTTCAAGGCAATTAAATAAACCAAATTAAGGTTTGTTTCTGTCTTCAAACAAGAGGTAGGGAGGCACGGGGAGAAGGAAACATCGCAAATCTCATTGCAGCACCTGCTTTAGACCCATCTCAAGAGAGATGATGAGATCGCTGTAATCCACATGGTGGAGGTTCCAGCCTGgcaaagccaaagctcccgtcaGCCGGAGGCGGCTCCCAGCGGCCAGGCTGAGGTTGGGTGGGGTTGGTTTGCTCCAGATGAGGTTTTCACAGTCTCTGTTATTCAAAGTTTCGGAAGAGGAGTACGCAAATGCTGTCACAGTAtcaaaaagcctttcaaaaatgAGTCCGCTAGTGAGAAGAGTGTGGTTTGCAAAGAACAGGCCGCTCAGGCCGGGCTGCCGATCCAGCCGGCCGCCCCACGTCGCCCATGAACGGTCAGAGAGGTAGGTGTGCTCAGACGGTGACCTTCTCCATCACGCTGTCCGTGACGTGCACCTCGTCGGCTTGCACCGTCACCGTGGCCGACTGGCCGCAGATGTGCTGGTGGTCCTTCCAGTCCTGCCAGGGAAGAGCAGATGGAAAGGCCGTGAAGAGGAAGGGCCCGTGGAGAGCGCGCAGCGTGCAAAAGCTGACCGGGCCCCACGAGAAGCCCTGTTTGAGCAGCGCTCCTCCGGCACAGATGGGCTGCAGCGGGTCTCCAGTGCTCGGCCAAACGAGGCCAGTGATGGGCAGGAAAGGAACCATGCACTGCATCAACACGAAAGGTGGACACAAACTAAGCAGAATGCCGGCTTCtcaacccaaaaaccaaaacaggacaTCGGTGTCAGTCAGGTTGTGGAAATTTTACTAAATCAGAGTGAGAACCTTGACTTAAACCCTCTCCTGGAAGATCCTGGCTACAAGCTAGCACTGCTGAAGGACAGCACCATATGAGGGGTCTTAGTTCAGGAATGGCAAAGGAGAGGAATACAATCCCTCCCCAGATTTACTTACTTTAGCTTCTACTCCACACCAGCAAAATACTCCTTGACCTTGCCCTACCCAGTTGCGCACCATAGCTCACAAATACGGGGAGTCCCGAGGAATCGGGTGCCGACAAGCACCTCCAACTCTCCCGCCCCGTCACCGCGCAGACCCCCAGCTGCAGGCGTGGGCGACATCCGCTTGAAGGGAAAAGCTGCCTAGGAGGGGACCAAAggcagctgctgggtgctgcttccACCGGTGCCGCAACAGGGTGGCATTACAGTCCGTGAGGTGCCTGGGGAGGCGGCAGGTAGGCCCCGTAAGACTTCTGCAAGCAGCTTTCATTCCTTCTTTGGATTTTTAGTCTTTCTGGTACGCAGACAGGGAACGTGGCCACCATTACACTTTGTGACAGGCAGAAGGAAGCGGTCAAATTCTTCAGCTGCTCAACAACCCCAGCTTCAGCTAATGAAGACTGAACTTGGGCAGCCTGCAGAACCGCAGCCCCGGCCAAACTCAGTCACCCCTTCCTCTAAAGCAGGGTGCCCGGGGTCTTTGTCAGGAACTGATGGGATGCGTGACGCACAGCCGGTTCCTCTACCACACCTCCACATACCTGTTTCCACCTCCCATGTTCAAAATCTTACAGTCTGTCCCACTGTATCCTCTGCAGCATCACAAATAACGTCAAGAATAAGACAGTATGTCCTCGGTGACGCAGCGGGAGCGCAGCTACTGGGGAGGGTTCAGCTTACCAGGACGCAGCAAGGAAGGGCTGTAGGAGTGCTCCCAGCTAACTGGTCCCCACAGCTCGCACAACGAGGTGTCTGCACCCTCACTTCTGGTGTGACTCTGATTTTTACATCACCTTTGAGAAGGTGTTTCCAAATCTGAGGACCTTCCCTACCTGTCTGCTCCAGACCCTGACCTGCAGGCCTGCCCCACCGCCGCCGTGCTGCTCTGAATCCAGCCGGCAGGGTGGGTTCGGGGTGCGGGGGCTGCCGATGTGTGCAAGGCCTGTGCTCCGGCTGCCCACACGACACGGCAGGCTCTGCCGCCCGTCCCTCTCACCGTGCTTACGCCCATCAGGGAGCAGGCAGAGCCGTCGGGCTCTCCCTGGGGTCACACAGCCCTCTCCAGACAACCGAATCCACAACCCAGCTCATACCTTGCGCTGGCAGAAAGTGGAGCAGTAGTTGACTTTGTGGCAGCCCGTGCACTCGTTCGTCGCCTCTCGACCACAGTTGACACAGGACTGCTGTGAAAATGGACAGCAAAGTGACCACGTCAGAGGTAATAACAGGGAGATCACCACAGCGTAACACAGGCGCTGTAGCGTGACACAGCGCAGGAGCAGTGAAGCCtcaacacacaaacacaaagcaaacaggCCCTGTGCCTTCTGGACTCGCCTCCAGAGAACCCACGCTCCTCACCGTTTTAGCAGGGATCACTTTGGGACACGAAATGCACCTCTGTCTTCCTTTCTCGTGGGCAAGAAGCCCTTCAAAACCGTGGGCGAGACACTGAGCGGCTGCAGAAGTCTGTCCACGATACCACAAAGGTGCCTCCTCCACGTCGGCTGGGCAGGTGACTGCAGGCTTCTGCAGGGGTCGGGCGTAACCAAGGGCCGCGGCGTGCAGCCTGGGCACAGGCCGTCGACACCCAAGCTCTGAGTTTATCTCAGATACAAAGATTTAAGGGCAGATTGGgttggtggtttggtttggtttggtttggtttggtttggtttgctttggtttgctttgctttgctttgctttggtttATCCTCCTGCGTATCCCTGAGGGAGGGTCTGAGGAAGGACAACAGGAGTAGGAATAAGGATGGGACCCTTCAGTTTAATTTTCCCTGGTTTTTGAGATGAGAAGGGGATCTGCTCCTATGGGCTGAGCAGGCTTGTTCCCTTGCCAGTCAGCAGCACGACTACGGAAGCA
This genomic interval carries:
- the DRD4 gene encoding D(4) dopamine receptor, which produces MGNGSAGAAPCAGAAHNIAALVLGVVLILLIVGGNGLVCLSVCTERALKTTTNYFIVSLAVADLLLALLVLPLYVYSEFQGGVWSLSTVLCDALMTMDVMLCTASIFNLCAISVDRFIAVSIPLNYNRRQIDLRQLILISTTWIFAFAVASPVIFGLNNVPNRDPSLCQLENDNYIVYSSICSFFIPCPVMLVLYCAMFQGLKRWEEARKAKLRGSIYGANRKLYHPTTFIEREQTGLEPEECDPYARSEHPGDYVMNNGIQTVSYPHLKYPHAGHGRKRAKINGRERKAMRVLPVIVGAFLFCWTPFFVVHITRALCKSCTIPTQVTSTVTWLGYVNSALNPIIYTVFNAEFRNFFRKVLHLFC